The following are encoded together in the Desulfomicrobium apsheronum genome:
- a CDS encoding tRNA dihydrouridine synthase, translating to MQHPAFFSDPLSVGSVTLPSRLVLAPMAGLGHVAFREVLGGFGGYGFMVTEMCNARAVPQESRHHSPVFRWRDEEASRLVCQIFGGEPEVMAGAARRIEAEGLMGVDINMGCSVAAICKKGYGAALLKDPVRAVAIVRAVRQAVRCPVMVKFRSGWENSPDLAVDLARRFEDAGADLLTFHPRIAPDRRSRPPKWAHIRAVADAVSIPVLGNGNAFSGGDCVRMVAETGCAGVSIGRMAIARPWIFAQLVHGFEPDEDIFLNTALKLIDAIWRHFEPTRAIKMYKKYLPYLAANFVFGHSLWPELARGLTREDMTENAMRVLGKRPSVASTPNAFLFTS from the coding sequence ATGCAGCACCCCGCTTTTTTTTCGGATCCCTTGAGCGTCGGCTCCGTGACCCTGCCTTCGCGCCTTGTCCTTGCGCCCATGGCTGGTCTTGGGCATGTGGCCTTTCGGGAAGTGCTCGGCGGATTCGGCGGGTATGGTTTCATGGTCACGGAGATGTGCAACGCCCGCGCCGTGCCGCAGGAGAGCCGTCATCATTCCCCCGTGTTCCGCTGGCGCGACGAGGAGGCCAGCCGTCTTGTCTGCCAGATTTTCGGGGGCGAGCCCGAAGTCATGGCCGGGGCGGCCAGGCGCATCGAGGCCGAAGGGCTCATGGGCGTGGACATCAACATGGGCTGCTCCGTGGCCGCCATCTGCAAGAAGGGATACGGGGCGGCGCTGCTCAAGGATCCGGTACGCGCCGTGGCCATCGTGCGGGCCGTGCGGCAGGCCGTGCGTTGTCCGGTCATGGTCAAGTTCCGCAGCGGCTGGGAAAACTCTCCGGATTTGGCCGTGGACCTGGCCAGGCGTTTCGAGGACGCGGGCGCGGATCTTTTGACCTTTCACCCGCGCATTGCCCCGGATCGCAGGTCCCGGCCGCCCAAATGGGCGCACATCCGGGCCGTGGCCGACGCCGTTTCGATTCCCGTGCTCGGCAACGGCAACGCTTTTTCAGGCGGGGATTGCGTCCGGATGGTCGCCGAGACCGGCTGCGCGGGAGTGTCCATCGGCCGCATGGCCATCGCCCGGCCCTGGATTTTCGCCCAGCTGGTGCATGGCTTCGAGCCCGATGAGGACATCTTCCTGAACACGGCGCTGAAGCTCATCGACGCCATCTGGAGACATTTCGAGCCTACCCGGGCCATCAAGATGTACAAGAAATACCTGCCCTATCTGGCCGCCAATTTCGTTTTCGGCCACAGCCTCTGGCCGGAGCTGGCGCGGGGGCTCACCCGCGAGGACATGACGGAGAACGCCATGCGGGTTTTGGGCAAGAGGCCCAGTGTTGCGTCCACCCCCAACGCATTTCTGTTCACGTCCTGA
- a CDS encoding DUF4079 family protein, with translation MLWIHPLLQLAATGLALYVLSLGWPRFQANHLGKKGKFMWAEHVRLGKYAHILWMSGLVLGLYAVGQYWGQNTITGNHYWIGQLMMPCIAGGYITGVIMDRNRMKRRYLPLVHAVFNTVAVILALVQIITGIGVIRVFMLS, from the coding sequence ATGCTCTGGATTCATCCTCTGCTTCAACTCGCGGCCACCGGCCTGGCCCTGTACGTCTTGTCCCTCGGATGGCCACGCTTTCAGGCCAACCACCTGGGGAAGAAAGGCAAGTTCATGTGGGCCGAACATGTCCGGCTCGGCAAGTACGCGCACATTCTGTGGATGAGCGGACTGGTCCTTGGCCTCTATGCCGTCGGCCAGTATTGGGGCCAGAACACCATCACCGGCAACCATTACTGGATCGGCCAGTTGATGATGCCCTGCATCGCGGGTGGGTATATCACGGGCGTGATCATGGATCGCAACAGGATGAAACGCCGCTATCTGCCTCTGGTGCACGCCGTTTTCAATACGGTGGCAGTGATACTGGCCTTGGTGCAGATAATCACCGGAATCGGCGTCATTCGGGTTTTCATGCTTTCCTGA